AAGGTAATCCAATACGATGACGAATTCCACGATAGCAACCAATGTCCATCAAACGTTTGATATTCATTTGTACTTCGCTACGTAGCGCTCCCTCTGTCTTCACTTCATTATTAATGATTTGACGAATAGCAGCTTGCTCGTCATCATTCCAATCTTGAACTTTCTTATCAAGACTAACATTGGCTTTAGTTAAAATCATGCGAGCTGTTGAGCGACCTATTCCATAGATATAAGTCAAGCCTATTTCTCCTCGCTTATTTTTTGGTAAATCTATTCCTGCAATACGTGCCATATATTATTTTTTTTCAATATTCTTTTTTAACCCTGACGTTGTTTAAACTTAGGATTTTTTTTGTTAATTATATACACCCTACCTTTACGGCGAACTATTTTGCAATCGGGTGTGCGTTTTTTCACTGAAGTTCTTACTTTCATAGTAATTTCCTTTTTTATTTATATCTGAACGTTATTCTTCCTTTAGTTAAATCATAAGGTGAAATTTCCAAACGAACACGATCTCCGGGTAGAATCTTAATGTAATGCATGCGCATCTTACCAGAAATATGAGCCAATAATACATGCCCATTTTCTAATTCAACACGGAACATTGCATTTCCTAAACTTTCTACTACAGTCCCATCTTGTTCTATTGCACCTTGTTTTGCCATATTTTTATTTTAAATTTTATTTTTTTCTATATATTCATATGTTGAAATAACTTCAGGAATTTCTTTCACCACAACCATGTGTTCAAAATGAGCACTATTACTTCTATCTTGAGAGAATATAGTCCAGTTATCAGGAGCTACAATAATTTTCGAAGTCCCTGCATTAACCATTGGTTCAACGCATAGCACCATATTCTCTTCTAACAACATTCCCTTGCCTCGTTTTCCATAATTCGGAACTTCTGGTTTTTCATGAATTTTTTTTCCTATACCATGCCCAACTAATTCCCTCACCACATAGAAACCATTACGCTCTACATGAAGTTGAATGGCATGCCCAATATCTCCAATATGCTTTCCCGGAACTGCTTCTGCTAAACCTTTCATTAAAGATTCTTTAGTTACACGCACAAGTTTTTCAGTTTTCTCATCAACTTCTCCAACTATAAACGTGTAAGCATAATCTCCAACATATCCATTTAATGTTGCCCCACAATCGACAGAAACAATGTCTCCGTCTTTAATCAGTCTATTAGAAGGTATTCCATGAACAATTTGTTCATTAATGGAAATACATAACGTTGCAGGATAGCCATTATAACCCTTAAAAGCAGGCACTCCACCATTATCTCTGATATATTCTTCTGCAAGTTTATCCAAAAATAATGTGTTAACACCAGGTTTTAAGACTTTTGCAATCTCTCCTAAAGTTTTTCCAACAAGCAAAGAACTCTTTTTTAATAATTCTATTTCTTCAACAGTTTTCGTAATCATCTCTACTTTACATTCCTCCCATTCCCGTAGAAGTACGTCCTTTTATACGACCTGATTTTGTTATACCATCATAATGACGCATTAAAAGATGACTTTCAATTTGTTGTAATGTATCTAAAACCACACCAACCAAAATCAAAAGAGAAGTACCACCAAAAAATTGAGCAAACTGACTATTAACACCTATTAATCTAACAAAAGCTGGCATAATAGCTACTAATGCTAAATAAATAGATCCCGGCAAAGTAATGCGTGACATTACAGTATCAATAAACTCAGCAGTACGTTTTCCAGGTTTTATTCCCGGTATAAATCCACCATTTTTCTTCAAATCCTCAGCCATTTGATTTGGATTAATAGTAATAGCAGTATAAAAATACGTAAACAGTATTATAAGAATAGCAAAAGTAAAGTTATACCAAAATCCGCTAGGATTTGTAAATGCAGCAATTACACCTGTAAATGATTCACTATTTGCAAATCCAGCTATAGTAATAGGAACAAACATAATTGCCTGTGCAAAGATTATAGGCATAACGCCAGCAGCATTAACTTTTAAAGGAATGTATTGTCTAACTCCACCATATTGTTTATTTCCAACAACACGTTTTGCAAATTGTACAGGAATTCTTCTTGTTCCTTGTACTAACAAAATTGTCATTATAACAACTAATACTAAAAATGCTATTTCAACGATAAACACCATTAATCCACCACCAGTAACTTCCATTCTAGATGCGAACTCAGCAAGTAATGCAAATGGTAAACGAGCGATGATACCAATCATAATGATGAGGGAAATTCCATTACCGATTCCTTTATCTGTAATTCTTTCTCCAAGCCACATTACAAAAAGAGTACCTGCTGTTAAAATTATTGTTGATGAAAGTCTAAACAAGAAAGGAGCATGTGATACACTAGGATCAAAAGGATAAATACCTCCTGCTGGTATTTGAGCAACTAAGTTAGCAATGTATCCTTGAGCTTGAGCAGCAGTTATAATAACAGTTAAATAACGAGTTATCTGATTTATTTTTTTTCTACCACTCTCACCTTCACGCTGCAATCTTTGAAAATAAGGTACAGCAACACCCAATAATTGCACAACGATAGATGCGGAAATATAAGGCATAATACCAAGTGCAAAAACAGATGCATTTGAGAAAGCACCTCCTGAGAACATATTTATTAAGCCTAACAAACCATCTTTACCTTGATTTTGCAAAGCATTTAAAGCGTCAGGATTTATTCCTGGCAAAACCACATAAGAACCAAACCTATATATTAATACTATAAGCAAAGTATACAAGAGTCTTTTTTTAAGCTCTTCTATTTTGTTTATATTCTTTATGGTATTTACTAAACGACTCATTAATTTAAATTTTTGTTATACTACCACCTACTTCTTCAATAGCTTTTATTGCAGAATTAGAAAAACCATGAGCTTTCACATCAAGTTTAGCAGAAAGTTTTCCTCTTCCTAATATTTTTATTTTATCATTTTTTGAAACTAAACCATGAGCCAAAAGTATCTCTGGAGTGATTTCATTAATTTTTTTCTCATCAGCTAATTTTTGGAGCATATCTATATTTAATGCGCGATATTCTACGCGATTAATATTTTTAAATCCAAATTTAGGAACACGACGTTGTAAAGGCATTTGACCACCTTCAAAACCTATTTTACGGCTATAGCCACTTCTTGATTGAGCACCTTTGTGTCCACGAGTGGAAGTTCCACCATAACCTGAACCTTGCCCTCTGGCTATACGTTTTTCCTTTTTTGTTGCACCTGCTGCCGGTTTTAAACTACTTAAATCCATTTTTATTTTATTTTAATAGGTCAGATTTCTTCTACTTTTACTAAATGGCTAATTTTTCTAATAATTCCCATTATTTGCGGAGTAGCATTATGCTCAACACTTGAATTCATTTTGCGCAATCCTAATGCTTCAATATTTTTCTTTTGAATAGAAGGACGATTTATCAAGCTGCGAATTAAGGTAATACGTACTTTTTTCATATCTAAAATTTTTTAGCCATTAAACACTTTTTCCATTGAAATACCACGAAGTTGAGATACTGCGTATGGATCTTTTAAATTCATCAATGCACCAACAGTTGCTTTTACAACATTATGAGGATTAGATGAACCTTTTGATTTCGCTAACACATTTTTAACTCCCGCACTTTCAAGAACAGCACGCATAGCTCCGCCGGCTATTACACCTGTTCCTGGGGCTGCTGGTTTTAAAAAAACTCTTGCTCCACCATATTTACCATCTTGTTGATGAGGTAAAGTACCTTTTAAGATAGGAATACGAACAAGATTTTTCTTTGCATCTTCAATAGCCTTAGAAATTGCAGAAGTTACTTCTTTTGCTTTTCCAAGTCCATATCCAACAACACCATCTTCATTTCCAACAACTACAATAGCTGAAAAGCTAAAAGTACGACCACCTTTAGTTACTTTTGTTACTCTTTGTATGCTAACGAGACGATCTTTTAATTCTGTTTCGCTCGACTTAACCCTATTTACATTGATATTAGTCATAATAATTTAAAATTTTAGTCCACTTTCTCTAGCTGCTTCAGCCAAAGCTTTTACTCTTCCATGATATTTATAACCATTTCTATCAAAAACAACTGTTTTGATTCCTGCTTCTAAAGCACGCTCAGCAAGAAGTTTTCCTACTAATTTTGCTTTATCTAATTTTGGTGCTTTTTGCGAAGCTATTTCTTTTGTCATAGAAGATGCTGAAATCATAGTTTTTCCAGCTTTATCATCTATAACTTGGGCATATATTTCTTTACAACTTCTAAAAACTGACAAACGTGGACATTCACCAGTTCCTGAAATTACTTTACGAATACGCATTTTTATGCGTTGCCTTCTAAATTCTTTTCTGTTCTTCGTAGCCATAACTATTTGCTTCTTTTATTTAGCCGCTGCAGCTTTACCAGCCTTACGACGTAATACTTCATCTTTAAATTTAACACCCTTACCTTTATATGGTTCAGGTTTGCGGAATGATCTAATTTTTGCGGCAACCTGACCAACTAGTTGCTTATCATGAGATTTCAAAATTATAGTTGGATTTTTACCCTTTTCAGTAATGGTTTCAACTTGAATTTCTTTAGGTAATTCAAATAAAATATTATGAGAATGACCTAAACTCAAATCTAACATTTGACCATTAGCTTGACATTTGTAACCAACACCTACCAATTCTAATGTAAGAGTATACCCTTCCGACACACCTTTAACCATATTTGCAATTAAAGACCTATACAATCCATGATATGAACGAGCCTGTCTCTCATCATTAGAACGTTCCAATGAAATCACATTTCCATCAATATTTATTTTCACCTCAGGAGCCACTTTTTGTTTCAATTCTCCCTTAGGTCCTTTTACAACAATAGTATTTTCATCAGAAACATTCACTTGAACTCCTGAAGGTATATCTATATGTTTTTTACCAATTCTTGACATTCTAGTTTTCCTCCTGTATTATTATGATACAAAACACACAACTTCACCACCAACATTTTGGCTCCTAGCTTGCTTATCAGTCATTAGACCTTTAGAGGTACTAATAATTGCAATTCCTAAACCATTCATTACTTTTGGTAATTCATTGGCTGGTGAATACTTGCGAAGCCCTGGTCGGCTTACACGTTTTATCTCAGTAATTGCAGATAATTTATTTATCGGATGATATTTTAAAGCAATTTTTAAATTACGAGGAATAGCATTTTCTTCAACTTTATAATTTAGGATATAGCCATTCTCATGTAATAATCTTGCTAATTCAACCAACATTTTATTAGACGGCATTTCAACAATTCTGTGGCCGGCTTTAATAGCGTTTCTTACGCGTGTCAGAAAATCTGATATAGAATCAGTTACCATTATATTATTATTTTATAATTTACCAACTTGCTTTTTTTACTCCTGGAATTTCTCCATTCAATGCCATTTGCCTAAAATTTATGCGTGAAACTCCAAATAAACGCATATATCCTTTTGGGCGTCCTGTTAATTTGCAACGATTATGCAATCTAACTTTTGAAGCATTTTTAGGAATACGTTGCAATCCAACATAATCACCTGCAGCCTTTAGTGCTTCTTTTTTAGCTGCATATTTTTCAACCATTTTTTCCCTCTTTCTTTCACGGGCTTTCATTGATTCTTTTGCCATACTTAATGTTTTTTAAATGGAATACCAAATGATTTTAATAAAGCATGAGCTTCTTTATCAGTATTAGCTGTTGTAACAAAAGTTATATCCATTCCTGTAATCTTATTGATTTTATCAATATTAATTTCAGGGAAAATAATTTGTTCTGTTACACCAAACGTAAAGTTTCCTTTTCCATCAAATCCCTTATCATTAACGCCACGAAAATCTCTAATTCTAGGTATGGAAACAGATATTAACCTATCAAGAAATTCATACATATTATTTCCTCTTAAAGTTACACGAACTCCAACAGGCATGCCTTTTCTAAGTTTAAAGTTTGAAATGTCTTTTCTTGACTTTGTTTGAACAGCTTTTTGACCTGTTATATTTGTCATTTCATCTACTGCAAATTCGATAAGTTTTTTATCTGCAACAGCATCACCAACTCCTTGATTTAAAGAAATTTTCAGGAGTTTTGGAACTTGCATAACAGTTTTATATTGAAATTCGTTCATCAAAGCTGGAACAATTTCCTTATCGTATTTTTCTCTTAATCGTGGAATGTAAGCCATTACTTAATTTCCTCCTTAGATTTTTTAGAATATCTCACAATAGTACCATCTTCATTTACTCTGCGGCCAACTCGTGTTACATTACCACTTTTATCAACCAACATTAAATTTGAAATATGGATTGGAGCTTCTTGTTTTACAATACCGCCTTTTGAATTTTTAGCAGTAGGACGGCTATGTTTAGACACCATGTTTACACCTTCTACTATAGCAGTGTATTTGTCTGGTATTACTTTCAATACTCGACCCTCGCTACCTCTGTCATTTCCAGAAATAACTTTAACGGTGTCTCCTTTTTTAATTTTAATCTTCACTCTCATAACTTTAGTTGTTATAATACTTCAGGGGCAAGTGAAACAATTTTCATATATTGTTTATCACGAAGTTCACGTGGTACTGGTCCAAAAATACGAGTTCCGCGTAATTCATCGTTAGCAGTTAATAAAACAACTGCATTATCGTCAAAACGGATATAAGAACCATCAGGACGACGAATTTCTTTTTTTGTGCGAACAACAACAGCCTTAGTTACAGTTCCTTTTTTCACATTACCACTAGGTAGAGCATCTTTTACTGTTACGACAATTTTATCGCCAACAGATGCATATTTTCTTCTAGTACCTCCAAGCACTCGAATACAAAGAACTTCTTTAGCTCCGCTGTTATCAGCAACATTAAGTCTAGATTCCTGCTGTATCATGATTATTTTGCCTTTTCAATTATTTCTACTAGTCTCCAGCGTTTTGTTTTACTCAAAGGTCTGGTTTCCATTATTAATACTTTATCACCTATTGCACATTCATTTTTATCATCATGAGCTACAAATTTAGTAACTTTTTTGATGAATTTACCATATTTTGGGTGCATTAAACGGCGTTCTACCAATACAACAATGGATTTATCCATTCTATTGCTAGCTACTATTCCGATTCGTTCTTTTCGTAAGTTTCTTTCCATTATATGAAAAATTACTTGATTTCCAATTCTCTTTTACGCAGTTCTGTTAAGATACGTGCTATTACTTTTTTTGTTTGTCCAATCACTACGGGATTGTCTAATGGGTTAACTGCATGATTCATACGCAATCTTGTTATATGATTTCTTTCAGCCTCAAGCCTTTCACGCAGTTCTTTTGATGTCATTTCTTTTATTACCTCTGTTTTCATTGCATTATTTTTTTAGAACTATGCTTCAACATAATCACGACGAACAACAAATTTAGTTTTTATTGGTAGTTTTTGTGCAGCGAGTCTCAAAGCTTCTTTCGCAACATCTAATGAAACACCTTCTGCTTCAAACATAATTCTACCAGGTGTAACAGGAGCAACAAAATATTCTGGAGCACCTTTTCCTTTACCCATACGAACCTCATTAGGCTTCTTTGTTATAGGTTTGTCTGGAAATATGCGAATCCAAATTTGTCCTTCACGCTTCATATAACGAGTTAAAGCCTGACGTGCAGCTTCTATTTGGCGTCCTGTAATCCAAGCTTCTTCCATTGTTTTTAATCCAAATGAACCAAATGCTAGTTGATTACCACGTTGGGCATTCCCTTTCATTTTATTCTTCTGAACTCTTCTAAATTTCGTTTTCTTTGGCTGTAACATAATTCTTCCCTTCTATTAATTGGAACTATTCTTTTTTCCACGTGGGCGGTAACCTTCGCGTCCACCTCTACGCTCAGATCTATCACCACCACGACGTTGTTTTTTATCTGATTTTTGAGCATCTACACCATAAAAGTCTTTTTTTCCAAAAATCTCACCTTTGCAAATCCATACTTTTATACCTAAGCGCCCATAAGTTGTATGTGCTTCAGAATGAGCATAATCAATATCAGCTCTCAAAGTATGAAGAGGAGTACGACCTTCTTTATAATGTTCTGTTCTGCTCATTTCAGCTCCACCAATACGTCCGGAAATAGAAACTTTTATTCCTTCGCTTCCTGCACGCATTGTAGAAGCCAAAGCTGTTTTAATAGCTTTTCTGTGAGACATACGTCCTTCTATTTGGCGAGCAATATTGCTAGCAACAAGAACAGCTTCTGTTTCAGGACGTTTAACCTCTGATATATTTATCTGTACTTCTTTTTGAGTAATTTTTTTCAATTCTTCACGAAGTTCATCTACATCTTTACCTTTTTGACCAATAATAAAACCTGGCTTTGCAGTATGTATAGTAACTGTAACAAGCTTAGAGCTTCTTTCAATGAATATTTTA
This is a stretch of genomic DNA from Bacteroidales bacterium. It encodes these proteins:
- the rpsM gene encoding 30S ribosomal protein S13: MARIAGIDLPKNKRGEIGLTYIYGIGRSTARMILTKANVSLDKKVQDWNDDEQAAIRQIINNEVKTEGALRSEVQMNIKRLMDIGCYRGIRHRIGLPLRGQSTKNNARTRKGRKKTVANKKKAPKG
- the rpmJ gene encoding 50S ribosomal protein L36, whose product is MKVRTSVKKRTPDCKIVRRKGRVYIINKKNPKFKQRQG
- the infA gene encoding translation initiation factor IF-1; this translates as MAKQGAIEQDGTVVESLGNAMFRVELENGHVLLAHISGKMRMHYIKILPGDRVRLEISPYDLTKGRITFRYK
- the map gene encoding type I methionyl aminopeptidase: MITKTVEEIELLKKSSLLVGKTLGEIAKVLKPGVNTLFLDKLAEEYIRDNGGVPAFKGYNGYPATLCISINEQIVHGIPSNRLIKDGDIVSVDCGATLNGYVGDYAYTFIVGEVDEKTEKLVRVTKESLMKGLAEAVPGKHIGDIGHAIQLHVERNGFYVVRELVGHGIGKKIHEKPEVPNYGKRGKGMLLEENMVLCVEPMVNAGTSKIIVAPDNWTIFSQDRSNSAHFEHMVVVKEIPEVISTYEYIEKNKI
- the secY gene encoding preprotein translocase subunit SecY — protein: MSRLVNTIKNINKIEELKKRLLYTLLIVLIYRFGSYVVLPGINPDALNALQNQGKDGLLGLINMFSGGAFSNASVFALGIMPYISASIVVQLLGVAVPYFQRLQREGESGRKKINQITRYLTVIITAAQAQGYIANLVAQIPAGGIYPFDPSVSHAPFLFRLSSTIILTAGTLFVMWLGERITDKGIGNGISLIIMIGIIARLPFALLAEFASRMEVTGGGLMVFIVEIAFLVLVVIMTILLVQGTRRIPVQFAKRVVGNKQYGGVRQYIPLKVNAAGVMPIIFAQAIMFVPITIAGFANSESFTGVIAAFTNPSGFWYNFTFAILIILFTYFYTAITINPNQMAEDLKKNGGFIPGIKPGKRTAEFIDTVMSRITLPGSIYLALVAIMPAFVRLIGVNSQFAQFFGGTSLLILVGVVLDTLQQIESHLLMRHYDGITKSGRIKGRTSTGMGGM
- the rplO gene encoding 50S ribosomal protein L15, whose translation is MDLSSLKPAAGATKKEKRIARGQGSGYGGTSTRGHKGAQSRSGYSRKIGFEGGQMPLQRRVPKFGFKNINRVEYRALNIDMLQKLADEKKINEITPEILLAHGLVSKNDKIKILGRGKLSAKLDVKAHGFSNSAIKAIEEVGGSITKI
- the rpmD gene encoding 50S ribosomal protein L30, whose protein sequence is MKKVRITLIRSLINRPSIQKKNIEALGLRKMNSSVEHNATPQIMGIIRKISHLVKVEEI
- the rpsE gene encoding 30S ribosomal protein S5: MTNINVNRVKSSETELKDRLVSIQRVTKVTKGGRTFSFSAIVVVGNEDGVVGYGLGKAKEVTSAISKAIEDAKKNLVRIPILKGTLPHQQDGKYGGARVFLKPAAPGTGVIAGGAMRAVLESAGVKNVLAKSKGSSNPHNVVKATVGALMNLKDPYAVSQLRGISMEKVFNG
- the rplR gene encoding 50S ribosomal protein L18, which translates into the protein MATKNRKEFRRQRIKMRIRKVISGTGECPRLSVFRSCKEIYAQVIDDKAGKTMISASSMTKEIASQKAPKLDKAKLVGKLLAERALEAGIKTVVFDRNGYKYHGRVKALAEAARESGLKF
- the rplF gene encoding 50S ribosomal protein L6 — translated: MSRIGKKHIDIPSGVQVNVSDENTIVVKGPKGELKQKVAPEVKINIDGNVISLERSNDERQARSYHGLYRSLIANMVKGVSEGYTLTLELVGVGYKCQANGQMLDLSLGHSHNILFELPKEIQVETITEKGKNPTIILKSHDKQLVGQVAAKIRSFRKPEPYKGKGVKFKDEVLRRKAGKAAAAK
- the rpsH gene encoding 30S ribosomal protein S8; this translates as MVTDSISDFLTRVRNAIKAGHRIVEMPSNKMLVELARLLHENGYILNYKVEENAIPRNLKIALKYHPINKLSAITEIKRVSRPGLRKYSPANELPKVMNGLGIAIISTSKGLMTDKQARSQNVGGEVVCFVS
- the rpsN gene encoding 30S ribosomal protein S14, whose translation is MAKESMKARERKREKMVEKYAAKKEALKAAGDYVGLQRIPKNASKVRLHNRCKLTGRPKGYMRLFGVSRINFRQMALNGEIPGVKKASW
- the rplE gene encoding 50S ribosomal protein L5, whose amino-acid sequence is MAYIPRLREKYDKEIVPALMNEFQYKTVMQVPKLLKISLNQGVGDAVADKKLIEFAVDEMTNITGQKAVQTKSRKDISNFKLRKGMPVGVRVTLRGNNMYEFLDRLISVSIPRIRDFRGVNDKGFDGKGNFTFGVTEQIIFPEINIDKINKITGMDITFVTTANTDKEAHALLKSFGIPFKKH
- the rplX gene encoding 50S ribosomal protein L24, with translation MRVKIKIKKGDTVKVISGNDRGSEGRVLKVIPDKYTAIVEGVNMVSKHSRPTAKNSKGGIVKQEAPIHISNLMLVDKSGNVTRVGRRVNEDGTIVRYSKKSKEEIK
- the rplN gene encoding 50S ribosomal protein L14, producing the protein MIQQESRLNVADNSGAKEVLCIRVLGGTRRKYASVGDKIVVTVKDALPSGNVKKGTVTKAVVVRTKKEIRRPDGSYIRFDDNAVVLLTANDELRGTRIFGPVPRELRDKQYMKIVSLAPEVL
- the rpsQ gene encoding 30S ribosomal protein S17; translated protein: MERNLRKERIGIVASNRMDKSIVVLVERRLMHPKYGKFIKKVTKFVAHDDKNECAIGDKVLIMETRPLSKTKRWRLVEIIEKAK
- the rpmC gene encoding 50S ribosomal protein L29, with translation MKTEVIKEMTSKELRERLEAERNHITRLRMNHAVNPLDNPVVIGQTKKVIARILTELRKRELEIK
- the rplP gene encoding 50S ribosomal protein L16; translation: MLQPKKTKFRRVQKNKMKGNAQRGNQLAFGSFGLKTMEEAWITGRQIEAARQALTRYMKREGQIWIRIFPDKPITKKPNEVRMGKGKGAPEYFVAPVTPGRIMFEAEGVSLDVAKEALRLAAQKLPIKTKFVVRRDYVEA
- the rpsC gene encoding 30S ribosomal protein S3 translates to MGQKTNPIGNRIGITRGWDAIWYGGKTFGEKLVEDDKIRKYLNVRLAKANVSKIFIERSSKLVTVTIHTAKPGFIIGQKGKDVDELREELKKITQKEVQINISEVKRPETEAVLVASNIARQIEGRMSHRKAIKTALASTMRAGSEGIKVSISGRIGGAEMSRTEHYKEGRTPLHTLRADIDYAHSEAHTTYGRLGIKVWICKGEIFGKKDFYGVDAQKSDKKQRRGGDRSERRGGREGYRPRGKKNSSN